CGCGCAGGCCCTCGCTGCCGATCTTCCATTCGGGCGGCAGCGTCATCGGCCAGAAAGAGAAGGCCGCGCCGGCCACCACCAGGTAGCCGAGCCAGTTGGTCAGCATGCTGAAGCCCAGCACGCGGGTGATGGTCTCGTTGCCCAGGCCCAGGCGCGAATAGAGCCGGTAGCGAAAGGCCACGCCGCCGACCAGCGAGCCGAAGTTCAGGTTGAAGGCGTAGCTGATGAAGGTCACGCCCATCACGGAGCCGGCGCCGAGCTTGTGCTTCGTGAGATGCCGGCCGAGCAGGTCATAGGTGCTGTAGAGCGCGAAGCTGCATGCGGCCAGCGCGCCGGCCGCCAGGAGCGTGATCGCGGGCAGCGCGCGAATCGCCTCGAGCACCTCGCCCCAGTCGATGGCGCGCGCCTGGTTCACCAGCAGCCAGACGACGAGCCCGAAGAAGCCCCACACGACCACCCGGCGGGCCCAGGGCCACCAGGATTGGCGAGCGAGGGCCATCGTGGTCATCGGTTCATGGGCCTCATGCCGCTTCCGTCGGCGTGGCACCGCCGGCGTGCTCGTTGTTCTTCTGCCGTTCGGCCAGATCGGTCGCCTCGGCGGGCGTCAGGCGCGGCACATGGCGCGGCAGGCGGTCCAGCCACGCGGGATACCAGCGCAGGAAGTGGAAGATGAAGAAGCTGCGCACCAACCGCCACCCGCTCCATTCGCTCGCGAGGTCGGCCGTGTCGATCTGCTTGCAGCTGTGCTGCATGAGCTGTTCCATGCGCTGCCACAGCACCTCGTTGAAGGCCTTGTCGCGCACGACCACGTTGGCTTCGAGGTTGAGCGACAGGCTCAGCGGATCGAGGTTGCTCGAGCCCACCGTGCTCCAGCGGTCGTCCATCAGCGCGACCTTGCCGTGCAGCGGACGGTCGCAGTACTCGTAGATGCGAACGCCCGCGTGCAGCAGGTGGTGGTACAGCATGCTTGCCGCGGTCTTCACGATCGGCATGTCGGGCTCGCCCTGCAGGATGAGCCGCACGTCCACGCCACGGCGCGCCGCGCGCCGCAGTTCCTTGATGAGCCGGTAGCCCGGAAAGAAATACGCGTTGGCGATCACGATGCGCTCGCGCGCCGAGCGGATCGCGGCGCGGTAGTGGCGCTCGATGTCGTTGGTGTGGCGGCGGTTGTCGCGCGTCACGAAGATTGCGTCGGCTTCGCCGGCCGCGTTCTCGCGCACCGGCGGCGCCTGCTTGAGCCGGCGGCGGAACCACCCCGCGC
This region of Variovorax sp. RKNM96 genomic DNA includes:
- the clsB gene encoding cardiolipin synthase ClsB, yielding MSNGNHWVGGNRIELLENGEEFFPRVFDAIRAAQREVIVETFILFEDKVGLALHAALREAAQRGAKVDLMIDGFGSPDLSREFIEGLTSVGVKVRVFDPGQRFLGQRLNVFRRMHRKIVVVDGERAFVGGINYSADHLLDFGPKAKQDYAVELAGPIVAEIHQFVLRAIAVGGKGAGWFRRRLKQAPPVRENAAGEADAIFVTRDNRRHTNDIERHYRAAIRSARERIVIANAYFFPGYRLIKELRRAARRGVDVRLILQGEPDMPIVKTAASMLYHHLLHAGVRIYEYCDRPLHGKVALMDDRWSTVGSSNLDPLSLSLNLEANVVVRDKAFNEVLWQRMEQLMQHSCKQIDTADLASEWSGWRLVRSFFIFHFLRWYPAWLDRLPRHVPRLTPAEATDLAERQKNNEHAGGATPTEAA
- a CDS encoding lysylphosphatidylglycerol synthase domain-containing protein, whose translation is MTTMALARQSWWPWARRVVVWGFFGLVVWLLVNQARAIDWGEVLEAIRALPAITLLAAGALAACSFALYSTYDLLGRHLTKHKLGAGSVMGVTFISYAFNLNFGSLVGGVAFRYRLYSRLGLGNETITRVLGFSMLTNWLGYLVVAGAAFSFWPMTLPPEWKIGSEGLRVLGAVLLAVSAGYLALCAFSAGRVWRVRGHAFKTPGLAMALLQLAMSCLNWSLMGGVIWLLLQGQVGYPHVLAVLLVAAVAGVVTHVPAGLGVLEAVFVALLSYQVPEATLLGALLAYRGLYYLLPLAVALGAYLVMEMRVRRRRRLA